TCACtcgcccctctgagtcagaacggcatgggttcgagcccccactccagagactcgagccccgtaatccagggccGACACTCCCACGGTGCCagtaaccgagggagcgccgtCTTGCGgacgagacgtcaaaccgaggggccccccgtctgccccccccccccccccctcaggtggatgtaaaagatcccacggccactattggaagaagagcaggagggggagttctccccggtgtcctggggccgatatttatccctcaacctacatcacaaaaaaaaaccaGCTGATCCGGTTACTGAtctcattgtgggatcttgctgtgcgcaagttggctgctgcgtttcctacatgacaacagtgactacgtttcaaaagcagttaattggctgtaaagcactctgggacgtcctgaggtagtgacgGTCACTATTCCTTCGAAACCCCaccggggggagtgagtgtgaccctggattatggggctcgagtctctgcgaatggggactcgaacccacaatgtTTGCAGCTTTGTTTTTCTTTTGCCAGCCGGCGAGGGCGGGTGGCGTTGTAACTTCAAGTTTCCCTGCGATACATAGAACGTACCGCacagaaaacaggccattcggcccaactggtccgtgctggcgtttatgctccacacgagcctcccccctccccacttcatctcaccccatcagcatctccttctattcctttctccctcatgtgtttatcgagcttccccttaaggtTAAGATTAATTTCCTCCTGTgttttgtgttctctctctctttccccctcaggCGTAGTCTGACCCGCTGCgttttgtgttctctctctctctcccctcaggcgTAGTCTGACCCGCTGCgttttgtgttctctctctctctcccctcaggcgTAGTCTGACCCGCTGCgttttgtgttctctctctcttccccccccccctcaggcgTACTCTGACCCCCTGCGTTTtgtgttctctctctttccccctcaggCGTAGTCTGACCCCCTGCGTTTtgtgttctctctctttccccctcaggCGTACTCTGACCCCCTGCgttttgtgttctctctctctttccccctcaggCGTACTCTGACCCCCTGCGTTTtgtgttctctctctttccccctcaggCGTACTCTGACCCCCTGCGTTTtgtgttctctctctttccccctcaggCGTAGTCTGACCCCCTGCgttttgtgttctctctctctctcccctcaggcgTAGTCTGACCCCCTGCgttttgtgttctctctctctctcccctcaggcgTAGTCTGACCCCCTGCGTTTtgtgttctctctctttccccctcaggCGTAGTCTGACCCGCTGCgttttgtgttctctctctcttcccccccccccccctcaggcgTACTCTGACCCCCTGCGTTTtgtgttctctctctttcccccctcaggCGTAGTTTGACCTCCTGTgttttgtgttctctctctcccctcgggcgtagTTTGACCTCCTGCGTTTTgtgttctctcttttccccccccccccccccccccctcaggtgTAGTTTGACCTCCTGTGTTttgtgttctctctttccccccccccccccctcctcaggtGTAGTTTGACCTCCTGTgttttgtgttctctctctctcccctcaggcgTAGTTTGACCTCCTGCATTTTGTCTTCCCTCCTCAGGTGAAGTTTGACCTCGTGGTGTCTGCCTACTCCCTCTCCGAGCTGCCCACCCTGGCCGAACGCCTGCGTGTCCTCGAGATCCTGTGGAGGAAAACCGAGGGGTTCCTGGTGAGCGCGCGATCTGCCTGatcaaggggggggggtggggggtgtccaaGCTTGCCGTCTCCATGTGTACCCGGGAACTGGGGCCAGGGGGCGCATTGGGGGCAGTATTTGACGCTCCTGTTTCCCATTAACCTGCAGGTGTTCGGATAAATCCAACCTTTTCCTTTACAGACTCGTAAAACTCGCGACAGTAACACGTCTGAGAATTACTTTAGTTCGTTCTTCCTTCAAAACGTTCATCACTTGATACTCCAGTACGCGTTTCGCCCCATGTCTGCAACCGTCTGCGGAGGGAACTGCCAGGGGTAATTAGCGAGAATGACCTGTCCGACCTTATCGGCCTGTAttcgctcgagtttagaagaatgagaggggatctcattgaaacatgtaaaattccgacagggctggacagactgggtgcagggaggacgtttcccctggctgggtggtgtggtccagaacgagggatcacagtctcaggatacggggtcggacatttaggactgagatgaggagaaatttcttcactcagagggtggtgaacctgtggaattctctaccccagaaggctgtggaggccaagtcactgaatatatttaagaaggagctggatagatttctagactcaaaaggcatcaaggggtatggggagagagcgggaatatggtattgagatagaggatcagccatgatattaaatggcggggcaggctcgaatggcctactcctgctcctattttctatgtttctatcgttGATTTCCCTGAAAATTAGCTTTGTTGTACAAAACCTTTGATGTTACGCTGGATAGCAACCTATTGCCTTTCTCTACCGCAGTAATCTCCTTCTCTTACACTACCCCCTGCTGTCATCAAAAGCCCATGTTTTAAAAGCCTACGTGTTTTGATCGCGACGACCCTTTTAAGCTCGATATTATCCGCCTAACGTATTTAATACTCTATGTGCCTATCCTTACAGTCCGATGTCTTCGGCCCTGAAACTCATCCTTCTCCATCACTGAGGGCAAAAGACCGCGAGAACGCGGTTTAAACCAGTTCTGTCTACGTTACTGTCCTGCCTTTGTTAGAGATAAAAGTAATGCAAAAAAAACAGTATCTATATTCTTACAGTAGAATCGTAcagggcagaaggaggccatttggcccatcgtgcctgtgacggctctttgaaagagctgtccaatcagtcccactccccctgctctttccccatagccctgcacgttatttcttttccctttttcaagtatttatctaattcccttttgaaagttattattgagtgACTTCCAACGGGTTTGGGGTGTGGGTGGGAGAGAACCGGCTAGTCGAGAGCGTTTGCACAAATGGGAGGCAGATTTGTTGGGGGGGCGAGCAGGGGCAGGGGGACGTGCAGCTTTACACCTCAAGTGTTCTATGGCGGCCCCATTCAATGCAGTACTAAGCCTCGCAgagcaggaagggcccaggttacATCACCCCCACGAACCCTGgttagctatacaaaaccctggttagaccgcacctggagtactgtgagcagttctgggcaccgcaccttcggaaggacatattggccttggagggagtgcagcgtaggtttactagaatgatacccggacttcaagggttaagttacgaggagagattacacaaattggggttgtattctctggagtttcgaaggttaaggggcgatctgattgaagtttataagatattaaggggaacagatagggtggatagagagaaactatttccgctggttggggattctaggagtagggggcacagtctaaaaattagagccagacctttcaggagcgagattagaaaacatttctacgcaaaaagggtggtagaagtttggaactctcttccgcaaacggcaattgatacgagctcaattgctaaatttaaatgtgagatggatagctttttggcaaccaaaggtattaggggatatgggccaaaggcaggtatatggagttagatcacaggtcagccatggtcttatcaaatggcggagcaggcacgaggggctgaatggcctactcctggtcctatgttcctatgaagctGAATCTCCAAATCCCCTCTGTTCTTCCATGTCGCCcagctttccccccacccctaatTCAAAGTATAAGAATTCCATTTATTTTCCTTGTAATCCAAAATGTAAcgcctcacatttactgacgttGAATTCCATCAGCCGCTTtaattgttccccccccccccccccactccccaagcATCTTCTCCGCATCCCCTCGCAGCGTCCTTTGCTCCCCGGGAATCGTTTCCTGCGCCCCTCTATTTCAGTCTCGACGCCGCTCCCTCCGGCCCCCCGTATCCAAATCACCCGACGGGCGGCCCCGGTTCAGAACCCCGTCTGACTCGGCGACCGCACTCCGAGAAACAGCCCCAGGAGTCGCTCGACGGAGAAAAGGACCGCCTGGCTCACCCTCCACCGTCGCGGTAGTCGagcgataatggagaccttgACTAATCGCGGCGATTGATCTTGTATCAGTCagtctgcaacagacccagacGTGAGGTGAGGAAAGAGGAAAAGCCCcattggtggagagctttgggaaccgcaGGCCCAGGTACGCTCCACTTACCACATGTCGCGTCCCGTGttgctcatatactgtatcccacaaTGTTATTTTCTGCCCTTAACTCCGAtttgacagaacaggctcgaggggctgaatggcccgctCCTGTCACCTATGCTCCTATTCTCTGTTGCCTCCCTTCCAATCAGTTTTTAAATCCAATTCGCTACCCTctctaattccataccccttaatcttctccaacaGGGAGTAAAATTGGTATTAGGAGACAGCGAATCGGCCGACcgttttacacccgtccgatttttCTCTTGCGTCGacctcgggcggggtgtaaagcaAGCTGTCTATTCGCCGTCGCCCGCTTTGCGCTGTCGCCGAAGACCGGTTTCACCCCCGTCGTCTCCTGtcgaaggctttctgaaagtccatataaaccgcATCCACTGCATCCCCACCGTATCCGTCGCCTCTTATTGGGGTTCGCCGAGCACGATCTCCGTTTCCGAAATCTGTGTTGGCTGTTCCGAATGCTTTTCCTTTTCACCTAGATATTTAGCCATTCAATTAAAGATTCTAACATTGTCCCAGCCGCAGATGTTAAACCAACCGGCCTGTAATGTTGGCTCcgtctccctttttgaaaatggttGCTGCATTGGCCACTCTGCTGTCCTCTGGCACGCGCCCACTCTCAATAGAGCCCTAGAGTATCATTTCTAGAATCCACTGTCAGTCAGTGAGCtcaatttaaacagcacactacagcaaacagtctacagagtctatttaagcaGCACACtatagcaaacagtctacagagcctatttaaacagcgcactacagcaaacagtctacagagtctatttaaacagcgcactacagcgaacagtctacagagtctatttaaacagcgcactacagcaaacagtctacagagcctatttaaacagcacactacagcaaacagtctacagagcctatttaaacagcacactacagcaaacagtctacagagcctatttaaacagcacactacagcaaacagtctacagagtctatttaaacagcacactacagcaaacagtctacagagtctatttaaacagcgcactacagcaaacagtctacagagtctatttaaacagcacactacagcaaacagtctacagagtctatttaaacagcgcactacagcaaacagtctacagagtctatttaaaaagaatctctacacactacagcaaacagtctacagagcctatttaaacagcacactacagcaaacagtctacagagcctatttaaacagcgcactacagcaaacagtctatttaaacagcacactacagcaaacagtctacagagtctatttaaacagcacactacagcaaacagtctacagagtctatttaaacagcgcactacagcaaacagtctacagagtctatttaaacagcacactacagcaaacagtctacagagtctatttaaacagcgcactacagcaaacagtctacagagtctatttaaaaagaatctctacgaactacagcaaacagaactcgtgaccagaactgcagcaacttctcccgataaaagcaggatgatTTCTCCAGCAATAGGCAGTGAGTGGAGGctagttacatacaaattatgtgcgtaatatcaatcccagtcacttacagcagtgcggtctccaggcgtgtattgacaggggaattacccaataaTGTCCATTcgggccgggaatagtggtgtaacAGTATGCAGCCTATAATTCCTagggcctctgctatttctttctCCAGTTCCCTCGGGGTCCACGGACGTGTCCCATCACTCCCGACACTTGGTCTGACTTTCATTTAGCTTCCTTTCCGTCACAGATTTCCTCTTTCATTTCCTTCCTGCAGTGAAGGGGTCTGCTATCTCTTCActaccgttcccccccccccccccccccccctccccttgccaGAGGGGAAAAAGCCTTCAATATAAAATGAAGTAATGCCAAATTTACCAAAGGccaacacaaaggggagtggaaatctggaactctcttcccccacaaGGACGTTGAGGCCCGGGGGTCAATTGACcatttcaatactgagattgatagatttttgtcaggcgagggtattgagggttacggaaccaacgcgggtagatggagttaagatacaaatgagccatgatctaattgaatggcggaacaggttcgaggggctgaatggcctcctccagtggaaATTTGGTGGTGGCAATGTGATTTGCCAATTGTTTtaaacattctctctctctctctctctctctctttttctctctctctctctctctctctctctccgtttctccttcattacctccccctctctttccctccctccctcgctcgccctccctctcttgcccaccttccccctctccctccctccctctctctctcctacactCCCGCTCTCGCCCTCTCTGTAGGTGCTGATCGAGAATGGAACCAAGGAGGGTCACCGGATGCTGATGGAAGCTCGCGATGCTGTCCTGAGGGTGAGGAGTCTCCGAATTTAGCCTCACTTtctatcccacactctctctgCCTTCTCACCCCAGCCCCTTCTGCTTCAGTCAGCTGATCTTGGCCACACGTTAGGAGAGGGAAAATCCGTAACAGGCTCTAATTCCGAGCACTCTCCGGTGAGTCTAAAACATACGTGCAGTGAGTGACAGGAGAGAGGTCCTCACCGCTCGATCGGGTCCCTCCTTAAccccctctatcccatttaatattttataccctCGATCGAGTCCCTCCTTAAccccctctatcccatttaatattttataccctCGATCGGGTCCCTCCTCAATcccctctatcccatttaatattttataccctCGATCGGGTCCCTCCTTATccccctctatcccatttaatattttataccctCGATCGGGTCCCCCCTTAAccccctctatcccatttaatatTTCATACCCTCGATCGGGTCCCTCCTTAACCCCCCTCgatcccatttaatattttataccctCGATCGAGTCCCTCCTTAAccccctctatcccatttaatattttataccctCGATCGAGTCCCTCCTTAACCCCCTCTgtcccatttaatattttaaccCCTCGATTGGCTCCCTTCTCTATAGCCTGTATAGCTCAAGTGTCTCTGATCATTCCTCATATTTACAACGTCTGGGTCACTCGTTGGGTGAATCTGCCCTCCTGCTGTGCCCAGATCTCTCTCCACCGAGGACTCTCCTTCTCtctcgtgcccccccccccccccccccccccaaggcctGTCCTTCGATTGCCACCCTctgttctctgtttctctccctctgccctctgttatctctctctctctttctccgtccaCAGGGTGAAGGTGAGGAGTCCCCCGGTCACGTCTTTGCCCCGGTGAGTATCTTTGTGCCGTTCCTTACTCCGTGCCACCTTGGCGTTTGTGTCTAACCCCATCGGCTGTGCCCACTGactatctcctcccccccccctccctctctccccccagtgttcgcACGACCTGATGTGCCCCAAGCTGGCCGGCAAGGTGCCCCTGCCGTGTAACTTCATCCAAGCCTACCACCCGCTGCCGTTCGCCTGGGTGAGTGCCCGCCGCCTTGACTTAGGCCAGAGAGCCCGAGCGTGAAGTTCTGCCTTATTCCAGCGAGCAGAGCGGTCAACGTACAGAGCAAGATCccgagggagacggtggaagcagttagtgccGATTCATTAAAATGAAAATTAGATGCGACTTCTTTCAGAAAATTAGGAGATGATATCGGAGTAATTTGAGACGTGACTCAGTGGGTCCCACTCTtcccaagtcagaaggtcgtgggttcgagaccccgctccagagactcgagccccataatccggagtggggggcagggctgagggagcgccgcgctgccggaggggggGCCGCAGGGCTGAGGGAGCGCCGACACTGCCGGAGGGGCCGCAGGGCTGAGGGAGCGCCGACGCTGCCGGAGGGGCCGCAGGGCTGAGGGAACGCCGACactgccgggggtggggggcagtctttcggatgagacgttaaaccgaggcccccgtctgccccccctcgggtggacgtaaaaggtcccacagccactattggaagaagagcagggcggtgggggggggcggggggagttctccccggtgtcctgggggccgatatttatccctcgaccaacacctaaagaaacagataatctggtcgtaATCaggtggctgtttgtgggatcttgctgtgcgcaaattggctgccgcgtttcctacattacaacagtgactacacttcaaaaaaaaaagtacgtcattgtctgtgaagcgctttgggacgtcctgagttggtgaaaggcgctgtgtgTGAATTCTTTTACCCagggagcggtgagaatgtggaactcgctcccacaaggagtagtcgaggtgaatagtgttgatggatttaaggggaagctcgataaacacatgagggagaaaggaacggaaggagatgctgatagggtgagatggagtagggagggaggaggctcgtgtggagcataaacaccagcacggagcagtcgggccgaacggcctgtttctgtgctgtaaaattgtatgTAATTCTTTCTTAATGACGTGTGGTAAGTGCaagaggcttgggaggaacaggtgactttgggcctGTGGGTCCCAAAGCTCTCCTCCACTGGGGGATCGCCTCGTACCTGGGTCTGTTTTAGACCAATCGACAGGAGATCGAGCAGCTAACGACTCCATCTCGATGTATCGTGCGCCGACCCACATGGCGGAAGGCCAACCAGCTGGGGTCTTGGTGCTTTCTTCGTCTGGCGATTCCTGTGCCTTTTAACTGGActtttctgttctctctctctctccctcttcacccacccacccaccccagaaCCCCGACGTGAAGCTGGAGAAATTCTCCTACCTCATCCTGCGCCGTGGGCCGAGGGAGGGGGCCCAGCGATGGCCCAGGGTCGTCCAGCCTGTGCTGTGCAGGCCCCGCCACGTCCACGCCCGCCTCTGCTGCGCCGACGGGACCCTCCGGCACGCGGTCGTCACCCCTCGCAAGAGCGGCAGGTAACAGCGGGGGCTTTTAaaggttggcggggggggggagggtgggggttgctgcactcccgcaccgttacctctggagtccccccaggGATCGATCCtcgggccccctcctatttctcatctacgtgctgcccctcggcgacgtcatccgaaaacacaacctgTCCGCTGACGacgacgcccagctctacctcaccaccacctccctcgaccccctccgcgctctctgatttctcacactgcttgtccgacatccagcactggatgagcagaaatttcctccagctaaacgttgggaagaccgaagccatcgtcttcgatccccgccgcaaactccgctccctcgccaccgactccgtccctctctccctgggccgctgtccgaggctgaaccaggccgttcgcgacctcggcgtcctgtttgaccccgagctgaccTTCCGACCCCATctccgctccatcaccgagaccgcccacttccacctccgtaacatcgcccgtctccgccccccctgcctcagctcatccgct
This region of Heptranchias perlo isolate sHepPer1 unplaced genomic scaffold, sHepPer1.hap1 HAP1_SCAFFOLD_1336, whole genome shotgun sequence genomic DNA includes:
- the mettl17 gene encoding ribosome assembly protein METTL17, mitochondrial — translated: FDLLHFVFPPQVKFDLVVSAYSLSELPTLAERLRVLEILWRKTEGFLVLIENGTKEGHRMLMEARDAVLRGEGEESPGHVFAPCSHDLMCPKLAGKVPLPCNFIQAYHPLPFAWNPDVKLEKFSYLILRRGPREGAQRWPRVVQPVLCRPRHVHARLCCADGTLRHAVVTPRKSGRDLYRWARNSSWGDCLPAPPDWTSAGGGRGSMVDRASREGADGQEAS